A window of Apium graveolens cultivar Ventura chromosome 8, ASM990537v1, whole genome shotgun sequence contains these coding sequences:
- the LOC141677660 gene encoding NEDD8-activating enzyme E1 catalytic subunit: MAEQLDNTRSRDLDKLLLRPGNLVGPTFEPGADLRNDLQEYAKVLVVGAGGLGCELLKDLAFSGFKNLEVIDMDRIDVSNLNRQFLFRFGDVGKPKAEVAAKRVMERVSGVNIVPHFCRIEDKELEFYNDFSIIALGLDSVEARSYINSVACSFLEYDADDNPKEETMKPMVDGGTEGFKGHARVIMPGVTPCFECTIWLFPPQVKFPLCTLAETPRTAAHCIEYAHLIKWDEVHGSKSFDPDDPEHMQWIYSEAVKRAELFGIPGVTYTLTQGVVKNIIPAIASTNAIISAACALETLKIASGCSKTLSNYLTYNGVEGLHTKVTEFVRDKDCLVCGPGILIQLDTSVTLKKFIDQLEDHPKLLLSRVSVTYRGKNLYMQAPAVLEEMTRSNLDKPLYELMDKCGKDVVHVTGAAGKSGTKQSCLRKLRIVFKGIDGVVDMDVANGA, encoded by the exons ATGGCGGAGCAGCTTGACAACACCAGATCACGTGATCTCGACAAGCTCCTTCTTCGTCCCGGAAATCTCGTCGGCCCCACTTTCGAACCTGGCGCTGAT CTGAGAAACGATCTTCAAGAGTATGCTAAAGTTTTGGTGGTTGGTGCGGGTGGATTGGGCTGTGAGTTGCTCAAGGATTTAGCGTTTTCGGGGTTCAAGAACCTGGAAGTTATCGATATGGACCGGATTGATGTGTCTAATTTGAACCGCCAGTTTCTATTCAG GTTTGGGGATGTTGGAAAGCCAAAGGCCGAGGTGGCTGCAAAACGAGTCATGGAAAGAGTTAGTGGTGTGAATATTGTGCCACATTTTTGCCGAATTGAGGATAAAGAGCTAGAATTTTACAATGATTTCAGTATTATCGCTCTTGGTCTTGATTCTGTTGAGGCACGAAGCTACATAAATTCTGTTGCCTGTAGTTTTCTAG AGTATGATGCTGATGATAATCCAAAGGAAGAAACAATGAAACCTATGGTAGATGGTGGAACTGAAGGGTTTAAGGGACATGCACGGGTTATTATGCCAGGAGTCACACCGTGCTTCGAATGTACCATTTGGCTTTTCCCTCCCCAAGTCAAGTTTCCTTTATGCACCCTTGCGGAAACTCCCCGAACTGCAGCTCATTGTATTGAGTATGCCCATCTGATCAAGTGGGATGAG GTCCATGGTAGTAAATCTTTTGATCCAGATGACCCGGAACATATGCAATGGATCTATTCCGAG GCTGTGAAGAGAGCTGAGCTTTTTGGCATTCCAGGGGTTACCTATACTCTAACTCAG GGTGTGGTCAAGAACATTATACCAGCTATAGCTTCCACCAATGCTATTATATCAGCTGCATGTGCTTTGGAAACCTTGAAGATTGCATCCGGATGCAGTAAAACATTATCGAATTACTTAAC GTATAATGGTGTTGAAGGTCTGCACACTAAGGTTACTGAGTTTGTGAGGGACAAGGATTGTCTTGTTTGTGGTCCTGGAATTCTTATTCAGCTGGACACTTCAGTTACATTAAAAAAG TTTATTGATCAACTAGAAGATCACCCGAAGCTGCTTTTGTCTAGAGTTAGTGTAACATACAGGGGCAAAAATTTATACATGCAGGCCCCTGCAGTACTAGAAGAGATGACTCGCTCAAACTTGGACAAACCGCTATATGAGCTGATGGATAAATGTGGGAAAGACGTTGTCCATGTCACTGGAGCTGCGGGGAAGAGTGGCACGAAACAATCATGTTTAAGGAAGTTACGAATTGTTTTTAAGGGAATTGACGGGGTGGTAGATATGGATGTGGCCAATGGGGCTTAG